A part of Vibrio sp. B1FLJ16 genomic DNA contains:
- a CDS encoding ABC transporter ATP-binding protein has translation MTAPLISIRNLCVDYITDAGDVRACNNVSFDIAPGEVFGLAGESGCGKSTVAFSLMRLHKPPAFITGGEVIFNGEDILKYSDDRMQAFRWSEMSMVFQSAMNALNPVLTMEEQFCDVIMRHTNMTREQAKRRAEGLLEIVDIHPSRLNDYPHQFSGGMRQRLVIAIALALNPKMIIMDEPTTALDVVVQREILQKIYALKEEFGFSILFITHDLSLMVEFSDRIGIMYSGELIEVAPSKEILQSPYHPYTKGLGSSFPPLTGPKTKLTGIPGNPLNLLEIPQGCRFQARCDRVHEACTKVPTQLRQIEPGRFSNCHLYGETIAQAKV, from the coding sequence ATGACTGCACCACTAATTTCTATCCGTAACCTATGCGTAGATTACATTACCGATGCGGGCGATGTCCGCGCCTGTAATAACGTCAGCTTTGATATTGCACCGGGCGAAGTATTTGGCCTGGCTGGAGAGTCTGGCTGTGGTAAATCAACCGTTGCTTTCTCCCTGATGCGTTTACATAAGCCGCCAGCATTCATTACCGGTGGCGAAGTTATCTTCAATGGTGAAGACATTCTTAAATACAGTGATGACCGTATGCAGGCTTTCCGCTGGAGTGAGATGTCTATGGTGTTCCAGAGTGCGATGAACGCACTTAACCCTGTACTCACTATGGAAGAGCAGTTCTGCGACGTTATCATGCGCCATACCAACATGACTCGCGAACAGGCAAAACGCCGCGCTGAAGGTCTTCTGGAAATTGTTGATATCCACCCGAGTCGACTTAATGACTATCCGCACCAGTTCTCAGGCGGAATGCGTCAGCGTTTAGTTATTGCGATCGCTCTGGCGCTGAATCCAAAGATGATCATTATGGATGAACCAACAACAGCACTCGACGTAGTTGTTCAGCGTGAAATCCTGCAAAAGATTTATGCTCTAAAAGAAGAGTTCGGATTTTCAATCTTGTTCATTACCCACGACTTGTCATTGATGGTGGAATTCTCTGACCGCATCGGAATCATGTACTCAGGGGAACTGATTGAAGTTGCACCTTCGAAAGAAATTCTGCAAAGCCCTTACCACCCATACACAAAAGGTTTGGGTAGCTCTTTCCCTCCGCTCACTGGTCCAAAAACAAAGCTGACAGGCATCCCGGGCAATCCGCTGAACTTGCTTGAGATTCCGCAAGGCTGTCGTTTCCAGGCTCGCTGTGATCGTGTCCATGAAGCTTGTACAAAAGTGCCGACTCAGTTGCGCCAGATTGAACCAGGTCGTTTCTCAAACTGCCATTTGTACGGCGAAACCATTGCTCAAGCTAAGGTTTAA
- a CDS encoding ABC transporter ATP-binding protein, which translates to MSKQLGELLIEGKNVVKDFPLNSNSIKQSKMRAINDVSFKMYKSRGLSVVGESGSGKSTTAKMIAKMYAPSDGIIEYKGRDIQDIKSKHDLMTYREGVQMVWQDPFGSLNPTHNIFHHIARPLLIHKKVSPGNKKELEERVYDLLEQVGLIPPKETAQKFPHQLSGGQRQRVNLARNIAVGAEVVLADEPTSMLDVSIRAGVLNLMEEMKFEKQMSLLYITHDIATARYIAEDLAVMYVGHMVEWGDTEEIIHDPQHPYTQLLVSAVPDPSKSIHEKLKGNKGEIPLWTPDSVGCPFAGRCVHATDKCRQQLPGITQLSDNHFVRCYLFED; encoded by the coding sequence ATGAGCAAACAACTCGGTGAACTGCTGATTGAGGGTAAAAATGTCGTTAAGGACTTCCCGCTAAATAGCAACTCTATCAAGCAGTCTAAGATGCGTGCGATTAATGACGTATCGTTCAAAATGTATAAAAGCCGCGGTTTGTCTGTCGTTGGTGAATCTGGTTCAGGTAAATCTACGACTGCGAAAATGATCGCAAAAATGTATGCCCCGTCTGATGGCATCATCGAATACAAGGGTCGCGATATTCAAGACATCAAATCTAAACACGATCTGATGACTTACCGTGAAGGCGTACAAATGGTCTGGCAGGACCCTTTTGGTTCGCTAAACCCAACACACAATATCTTTCACCACATTGCGCGACCACTGCTCATTCATAAGAAAGTATCGCCAGGCAACAAGAAAGAGCTGGAAGAACGCGTGTATGACTTACTGGAACAAGTAGGTCTTATTCCACCGAAAGAGACCGCACAAAAATTCCCTCACCAGCTTTCTGGTGGTCAGCGGCAGCGTGTCAACCTCGCTCGTAACATCGCGGTTGGGGCAGAAGTGGTCCTGGCTGACGAACCGACTTCCATGCTGGATGTATCGATTCGTGCAGGTGTTCTCAACCTGATGGAAGAGATGAAGTTCGAAAAACAAATGTCTCTGCTGTACATCACCCACGATATCGCTACAGCACGTTACATCGCAGAAGACTTAGCAGTGATGTACGTTGGTCACATGGTTGAATGGGGCGACACAGAGGAAATCATTCATGATCCTCAACACCCGTACACCCAGCTGCTCGTGTCTGCGGTTCCGGATCCATCGAAATCGATTCACGAGAAACTAAAAGGTAACAAAGGAGAGATACCGCTTTGGACTCCGGACTCAGTTGGTTGTCCATTCGCAGGCCGATGCGTACATGCAACAGACAAATGTCGTCAGCAGTTACCTGGTATTACCCAGCTCTCAGACAACCACTTTGTTCGTTGTTACCTATTTGAAGACTAA
- a CDS encoding glycoside hydrolase family 9 protein — protein MLLLTNHIGYERLGQKKAVIQTEQPHLSDDSVLLICAESAQTVATFKLQEQGKVANWHQGYFYLIDFSSVVTPGHYYLQFKDVCSSQFEIGEQLLLDRTLSDVIHYFKSQRCGGIFDQSDRQAPILNSDQTADVHGGWYDASGDVSKYLSHLSYANYLNPQQTPMVVWNMLKGLSLLEDSESIAAFTRTRLVEEALFGADFLVRMQNEQGFFYMTVFDKWSKDTAQREICAYETQLGHKFDDYQAGFRQGGGVAIASLAAASRLDVHGEFDQQKYLNAAENGYWHLKEYNEQYLNDGEENIIDEYCALLATTELFKTTKEPRYLEESRQWAARLANRQMSDENIEYYWSANRDGSRPYFHAAEAGLPVIALCEYLSIEDDAELVESISQVVSLACEFELAITNNTTNPFGYPRQYVKGIDEAKREAFFVAHNNESGYWWQGENARLGSLASMAFLAMPYIKSPETQQQLLHFAQNALNWIVGLNPYDMCMLDGHGHNNPDYLPQYGFFNAKGGVCNGITGGFEDEEDIAFNPPAQKDDMLQNWRWGEQWIPHGAWYLLAIMSQAQHCSSVAIAQEMKEQ, from the coding sequence ATGCTGCTACTCACCAATCACATTGGTTATGAGCGTCTGGGCCAGAAAAAAGCGGTCATCCAGACCGAACAACCTCATTTGTCAGATGACAGTGTTTTATTAATATGTGCTGAAAGCGCGCAAACAGTAGCGACATTTAAGTTACAAGAGCAAGGTAAAGTAGCAAACTGGCATCAGGGCTATTTCTATCTCATTGACTTCTCTTCGGTTGTCACTCCGGGCCACTATTATCTTCAATTTAAAGATGTGTGTTCATCCCAGTTCGAAATCGGTGAGCAACTGTTGCTGGACCGAACCCTGTCTGATGTGATCCATTACTTTAAATCTCAGCGTTGTGGTGGCATTTTTGATCAGAGTGATCGCCAAGCCCCAATCTTAAATTCCGACCAAACTGCCGATGTTCACGGCGGCTGGTACGACGCCTCGGGTGATGTCAGCAAATATTTGAGCCACCTCTCTTACGCCAACTACCTGAACCCTCAGCAAACACCGATGGTCGTCTGGAATATGCTTAAGGGACTTTCTTTACTTGAGGACAGCGAAAGTATCGCTGCGTTCACACGTACACGTCTTGTTGAAGAAGCGCTGTTTGGCGCAGATTTTCTTGTTCGTATGCAAAACGAACAAGGTTTCTTTTACATGACCGTGTTTGATAAATGGAGTAAAGATACCGCTCAGCGAGAAATTTGTGCGTACGAAACGCAACTCGGACATAAGTTCGATGACTATCAAGCAGGCTTCAGGCAAGGCGGCGGTGTCGCAATTGCCTCACTCGCGGCAGCATCTCGCTTAGACGTTCATGGTGAGTTCGATCAGCAGAAATACCTGAATGCTGCAGAGAACGGCTACTGGCACCTGAAAGAGTACAACGAGCAATATCTCAATGACGGAGAAGAAAACATCATTGATGAATACTGTGCTCTGTTAGCGACTACTGAACTGTTTAAAACCACTAAAGAACCCCGTTATCTGGAAGAAAGCCGCCAATGGGCAGCTCGCTTAGCCAATCGCCAGATGAGCGATGAAAATATCGAATACTACTGGTCTGCTAACCGGGATGGCAGCCGACCTTATTTCCATGCAGCAGAAGCAGGATTACCGGTTATTGCGCTGTGTGAGTATCTGTCCATTGAAGACGACGCAGAATTAGTTGAGTCCATCAGCCAGGTTGTCAGTCTGGCCTGTGAATTTGAGTTAGCGATCACCAATAACACCACCAACCCATTTGGTTACCCTCGTCAGTACGTCAAGGGAATCGATGAGGCCAAGCGTGAAGCGTTCTTTGTTGCGCATAACAATGAATCAGGCTACTGGTGGCAAGGTGAGAACGCACGCTTGGGCTCTTTAGCATCAATGGCGTTCCTGGCTATGCCCTATATTAAGTCACCTGAGACACAACAACAGCTGCTGCATTTTGCACAAAACGCACTCAACTGGATCGTTGGCCTCAACCCTTACGATATGTGCATGCTAGACGGACACGGTCATAATAACCCGGATTATCTGCCGCAGTATGGTTTTTTCAATGCTAAAGGTGGTGTGTGCAATGGCATTACAGGCGGCTTCGAAGATGAAGAAGACATTGCCTTCAATCCACCAGCACAAAAAGACGACATGCTGCAAAACTGGCGCTGGGGAGAACAATGGATCCCCCATGGTGCCTGGTACTTACTCGCTATCATGAGCCAGGCGCAACACTGCTCAAGTGTAGCGATAGCTCAAGAAATGAAGGAGCAGTAG
- a CDS encoding N-acetylglucosamine kinase produces the protein MGMYFVGIDGGGTSCRARIKDAQGNFLGEAKTGSANIMLGAETAMASIIDAITLAAGQGGLSQQDFSSMHVGLALAGAEHKASWQAFMSLLHPFASMTLNTDAYGACLGAHNGKDGAIMIAGTGSCGIYLKGLEQHVVGGREFPISDQGSGAVMGLHLIQQVLLAQDGIREKTPLAEYVMAHFENDVDNVVAWSKQALPRDYGQFSPAIFQYAQRGDELAIEMLKQTASDIEMFLVALNKRGATRICLMGSIAERILHWLSPPVQQWIVEPQFDAIDGAIMFAGKPEHNLYSLTVK, from the coding sequence ATGGGTATGTATTTTGTAGGTATCGATGGTGGTGGCACCTCCTGCCGCGCCCGCATTAAAGACGCTCAAGGTAATTTTCTGGGTGAAGCCAAAACCGGCAGTGCCAACATCATGTTGGGTGCTGAAACTGCAATGGCTTCAATAATCGACGCCATTACTTTAGCGGCAGGGCAAGGTGGCTTGTCTCAGCAAGACTTTTCATCCATGCACGTAGGCCTTGCATTGGCAGGTGCTGAGCACAAAGCATCCTGGCAAGCATTTATGTCTCTTCTCCACCCGTTTGCCAGCATGACGTTAAATACCGACGCGTACGGTGCTTGTCTTGGCGCGCATAACGGTAAAGACGGCGCAATCATGATTGCAGGAACCGGCTCCTGCGGTATCTACCTGAAAGGGCTTGAACAGCATGTGGTGGGCGGCCGGGAGTTTCCTATCTCAGATCAAGGCAGTGGAGCAGTAATGGGCCTACACCTGATACAGCAGGTTCTGTTGGCACAAGATGGCATCCGAGAAAAAACGCCACTTGCCGAATACGTAATGGCACATTTCGAAAACGACGTAGACAACGTGGTGGCTTGGTCCAAACAAGCCCTGCCCCGAGATTACGGGCAGTTTTCTCCAGCAATCTTTCAATATGCACAACGAGGCGATGAACTGGCGATTGAAATGCTGAAACAGACCGCCTCCGACATAGAAATGTTTCTTGTGGCATTAAACAAACGTGGCGCTACGCGCATTTGCCTGATGGGCAGTATTGCCGAACGTATTTTGCACTGGCTTTCTCCACCCGTTCAGCAGTGGATCGTCGAGCCTCAGTTTGACGCGATTGACGGCGCGATCATGTTCGCCGGAAAACCGGAGCACAACCTTTACTCGTTAACGGTAAAGTAG